In a genomic window of Zingiber officinale cultivar Zhangliang chromosome 9B, Zo_v1.1, whole genome shotgun sequence:
- the LOC122023292 gene encoding E3 ubiquitin-protein ligase RNF6-like, which produces MGCVCCCLRFLFFHNKKKKAIVPNSSEQVNAAHNTANSLSNNVPSGYQPQRQNVDSQSEQAKGPAVASDDQGRTAVPLSNNEPRGFEQERRNDGLVVGHAETVNSQSEHANDPAVPSDDQGRAAVPLSNNEPRGFEQERRNDGLVLGHAETVSSQSEHANDPAVPSDEQGRAAVPLSNNEPRGFEQERQNDGLVLGNAETLAGPQNSILDRCGNGSADGEGLKACLSWNLKDQLSLETTAIGTNLYPASQEEDVCPICFEDYTTENPKTTLQCNHEFHLGCIYEWMERSCACPFCSKILKDSGTISDFMIESQVKNQ; this is translated from the exons ATGGGTTGTGTCTGTTGCTGTTTGCGCTTTCTGTtctttcataataag AAGAAAAAAGCTATTGTTCCCAATTCCTCGGAACAAGTCAATGCTGCACATAATACAGCCAATTCTTTGTCAAACAATGTTCCTAGTGGATACCAGCCACAGAGACAGAATGTTGACTCTCAGTCGGAACAAGCCAAAGGTCCTGCTGTTGCTTCAGATGATCAGGGGAGAACTGCCGTTCCTCTGTCAAACAATGAGCCCAGGGGCTTCGAACAGGAGAGACGAAATGATGGCCTTGTGGTAGGGCATGCAGAAACTGTTAACTCTCAGTCGGAACATGCCAACGATCCTGCTGTTCCTTCAGATGATCAGGGGAGAGCTGCTGTTCCTCTGTCAAACAATGAGCCCAGGGGCTTCGAACAGGAGAGACGAAATGATGGCCTTGTGTTAGGGCATGCAGAAACTGTTAGCTCTCAGTCGGAACATGCCAACGATCCTGCTGTTCCTTCAGATGAGCAGGGGAGAGCTGCTGTTCCTCTGTCAAACAATGAGCCCAGGGGCTTCGAACAGGAGAGACAAAATGATGGCCTTGTGTTAGGGAATGCAGAAACTCTAGCAGGTCCCCAAAATTCTATATTAGACAGATGTGGAAACGGATCTGCTGATGGAGAAGGGTTGAAAGCTTGCCTTTCTTGGAATTTGAAGGATCAGCTGTCATTAGAAACTACTGCTATAGGAACAAATCTTTATCCAGCATCTCAAGAAGAAGACGTGTGCCCAATTTGCTTTGAGG ATTACACAACTGAAAATCCAAAAACTACTTTGCAATGTAACCATGAGTTCCACCTTGGCTGTATATACGAATGGATGGAGCGAAGTTGTGCCTGCCCTTTCTGTAGCAAG ATTCTTAAAGATTCTGGAACAATTTCAGATTTTATGATTGAATCACAAGTGAAGAATCA ATAA
- the LOC122024210 gene encoding cyclin-A3-1-like isoform X2 produces MDRYFPFFAFEILKRERKREKERASAKQFPPFPDSHWRDRKSIARLIANFPIPSPNPHRRPRLVLDFEPLPKKWRTTFPSPPPLLYKYNPPFTSLDRQGRRRASEGVRSSMAGKENCAPRLTRAAAKRTALAPASNRPVKKKKRVALGELTPASNAVTDLTAVLSTPPISKPIPKPGKKEQKKTTPGPEVHDPQLCADYAPDIYQYLRSKELGTKRMLVANYMETVQKDVTANMRAILVDWLVEVAEEYKLVSDTIYLAVSYIDRFLSVNPTNRHRLQLLGVSSMLIASKYEEITPPNVEDFCYITDNTYTKQEVVRMESEVLNCLKFELGSSTIKTFLRRFAKAGEEDDKYPPLQLEFLCCYLAELSLLDYCCLHFLPSVVAAAAVFVSRYTIDPKSQPWNKKLKECSGYKLVDLKDCIQALLDLQLRLRKKAPNLVAIRDKYQHHRFKCVSALAPPPEIPAIYFDEPREL; encoded by the exons ATGGATCGATATTTTCCCTTTTTTGCCTTCGAAATtttgaaaagagagagaaagagagagaaagagagagcaaGCGCCAAACAGTTCCCTCCATTTCCCGACAGCCACTGGCGCGATCGGAAGAGCATCGCCCGTTTGATTGCCAACTTTCCTATTCCTTCTCCAAATCCCCACCGCCGCCCGCGTCTGGTTCTGGATTTCGAACCGCTCCCCAAAAAATGGCGGACTACGTTTCCCTCTCCGCCTCCTCTCCTGTACAAGTACAACCCCCCATTCACTTCTCTCGATCGCCAAGGTCGGAGAAGGGCGAGCGAGGGAGTGCGATCGTCCATGGCAGGAAAGGAGAACTGCGCCCCTCGCCTTACTCGGGCTGCCGCCAAGAGAACCGCCCTCGCTCCTGCCTCGAATCGCccagtcaagaagaagaagcgcGTCGCTCTGGGCGAGCTCACTCCTGCCTCCAATGCCGTCACCGACCTCACAGCCGTTCTCTCCACTCCGCCCATTTCCAAGCCCATACCGAAGCCTGGGAAGAAGGAACAGAAGAAGACTACTCCTGGGCCTGAGGTCCATGACCCTCAGCTTTGCGCCGATTACGCTCCTGATATCTACCAGTATCTCAGATCTAAGGAG CTTGGGACGAAGAGGATGCTCGTGGCGAACTACATGGAGACGGTTCAAAAGGACGTCACGGCCAACATGAGGGCGATTTTGGTGGATTGGCTCGTCGAAGTGGCAGAGGAATACAAGCTGGTATCCGATACAATTTACCTCGCCGTCTCGTACATCGATCGATTCCTTTCCGTCAATCCCACAAACCGGCACAGATTGCAGCTCCTCGGCGTCTCCTCCATGCTCATCGCCTC GAAATACGAAGAGATAACTCCTCCCAATGTGGAAGACTTCTGCTACATCACCGATAACACCTACACCAAGCAAGAGGTGGTCAGAATGGAGAGCGAAGTCCTCAACTGCCTCAAGTTCGAGTTGGGTAGTTCTACCATCAAAACCTTCTTGAGGCGCTTTGCCAAGGCTGGTGAAGAAGATGACAAA TACCCGCCTCTCCAATTAGAGTTCTTGTGCTGTTATCTTGCTGAACTAAGCTTGCTGGATTACTGCTGCCTTCACTTCTTGCCATCTgtggttgctgctgctgctgtatTCGTTTCCAGATACACCATCGATCCCAAAAGCCAACCTTGG AACAAGAAATTGAAAGAGTGCAGTGGATATAAATTGGTCGATCTCAAGGATTGCATCCAAGCCCTGCTTGATCTGCAGTTGAGGTTGAGGAAGAAAGCACCCAACTTGGTGGCTATCAGAGATAAGTACCAACATCACAGG TTCAAATGCGTATCTGCATTGGCTCCTCCTCCTGAGATACCTGCAATCTATTTTGATGAGCCCAGGGAGTTGTAG
- the LOC122024210 gene encoding cyclin-A3-1-like isoform X1 produces the protein MDRYFPFFAFEILKRERKREKERASAKQFPPFPDSHWRDRKSIARLIANFPIPSPNPHRRPRLVLDFEPLPKKWRTTFPSPPPLLYKYNPPFTSLDRQGRRRASEGVRSSMAGKENCAPRLTRAAAKRTALAPASNRPVKKKKRVALGELTPASNAVTDLTAVLSTPPISKPIPKPGKKEQKKTTPGPEVHDPQLCADYAPDIYQYLRSKELGTKRMLVANYMETVQKDVTANMRAILVDWLVEVAEEYKLVSDTIYLAVSYIDRFLSVNPTNRHRLQLLGVSSMLIASKYEEITPPNVEDFCYITDNTYTKQEVVRMESEVLNCLKFELGSSTIKTFLRRFAKAGEEDDKVSVYSSLLNWIFPKWLCCLCSSHFLQYPPLQLEFLCCYLAELSLLDYCCLHFLPSVVAAAAVFVSRYTIDPKSQPWNKKLKECSGYKLVDLKDCIQALLDLQLRLRKKAPNLVAIRDKYQHHRFKCVSALAPPPEIPAIYFDEPREL, from the exons ATGGATCGATATTTTCCCTTTTTTGCCTTCGAAATtttgaaaagagagagaaagagagagaaagagagagcaaGCGCCAAACAGTTCCCTCCATTTCCCGACAGCCACTGGCGCGATCGGAAGAGCATCGCCCGTTTGATTGCCAACTTTCCTATTCCTTCTCCAAATCCCCACCGCCGCCCGCGTCTGGTTCTGGATTTCGAACCGCTCCCCAAAAAATGGCGGACTACGTTTCCCTCTCCGCCTCCTCTCCTGTACAAGTACAACCCCCCATTCACTTCTCTCGATCGCCAAGGTCGGAGAAGGGCGAGCGAGGGAGTGCGATCGTCCATGGCAGGAAAGGAGAACTGCGCCCCTCGCCTTACTCGGGCTGCCGCCAAGAGAACCGCCCTCGCTCCTGCCTCGAATCGCccagtcaagaagaagaagcgcGTCGCTCTGGGCGAGCTCACTCCTGCCTCCAATGCCGTCACCGACCTCACAGCCGTTCTCTCCACTCCGCCCATTTCCAAGCCCATACCGAAGCCTGGGAAGAAGGAACAGAAGAAGACTACTCCTGGGCCTGAGGTCCATGACCCTCAGCTTTGCGCCGATTACGCTCCTGATATCTACCAGTATCTCAGATCTAAGGAG CTTGGGACGAAGAGGATGCTCGTGGCGAACTACATGGAGACGGTTCAAAAGGACGTCACGGCCAACATGAGGGCGATTTTGGTGGATTGGCTCGTCGAAGTGGCAGAGGAATACAAGCTGGTATCCGATACAATTTACCTCGCCGTCTCGTACATCGATCGATTCCTTTCCGTCAATCCCACAAACCGGCACAGATTGCAGCTCCTCGGCGTCTCCTCCATGCTCATCGCCTC GAAATACGAAGAGATAACTCCTCCCAATGTGGAAGACTTCTGCTACATCACCGATAACACCTACACCAAGCAAGAGGTGGTCAGAATGGAGAGCGAAGTCCTCAACTGCCTCAAGTTCGAGTTGGGTAGTTCTACCATCAAAACCTTCTTGAGGCGCTTTGCCAAGGCTGGTGAAGAAGATGACAAAGTGAGTGTTTACTCCTCCCTCCTGAATTGGATTTTCCCAAAATGGCTTTGTTGCTTATGTTCGTCCCACTTCTTGCAGTACCCGCCTCTCCAATTAGAGTTCTTGTGCTGTTATCTTGCTGAACTAAGCTTGCTGGATTACTGCTGCCTTCACTTCTTGCCATCTgtggttgctgctgctgctgtatTCGTTTCCAGATACACCATCGATCCCAAAAGCCAACCTTGG AACAAGAAATTGAAAGAGTGCAGTGGATATAAATTGGTCGATCTCAAGGATTGCATCCAAGCCCTGCTTGATCTGCAGTTGAGGTTGAGGAAGAAAGCACCCAACTTGGTGGCTATCAGAGATAAGTACCAACATCACAGG TTCAAATGCGTATCTGCATTGGCTCCTCCTCCTGAGATACCTGCAATCTATTTTGATGAGCCCAGGGAGTTGTAG